A section of the Saccharopolyspora gregorii genome encodes:
- a CDS encoding oxygenase MpaB family protein → MTSPVTQRTPGAVYPDRFFGAPERSRRIGRVLRLAARVDELDEELVDRIGRRMFTRDEPGARLVRAMGREVPAEQRVTMAQFARALDDGVPPDAPAALREFFAEVERTPDWVDPELVERGARAIRRMGRNVDDVLLQLSLIGGYRFGGPPDLLVATGGLTGATAMRRLGETKKWALAISRPGGMRRDGEGFRLTVHVRAMHALINHRFETNGRWDVQRWGLPINQADQAATLGLFNGTLLLGVRALGWLVTPAESRAIMHAWKYVGWLLGVDEDFLFDTEREQNRFNYHVLRVQDDVTPAGAALSGALVDGQPTLGRGPLAGRYARLRLLSMLRFFLGKQGLRDLELPVTPSWAIPPIWAANLVKSGLVARSRRGRRHLERAGDRFADRDLRRTFAGARPEIGALPG, encoded by the coding sequence CCGCCCGGGTGGACGAGCTCGACGAAGAGCTGGTGGACCGCATCGGGCGGCGGATGTTCACCCGCGACGAGCCCGGGGCGCGGCTGGTGCGCGCGATGGGCCGCGAGGTCCCCGCCGAGCAGCGGGTGACGATGGCGCAGTTCGCCCGCGCGCTGGACGACGGGGTGCCGCCGGACGCGCCTGCGGCGTTGCGCGAGTTCTTCGCCGAGGTCGAGCGGACCCCGGACTGGGTGGACCCCGAGCTGGTGGAGCGCGGGGCGCGCGCCATCCGCCGGATGGGGCGCAACGTGGACGACGTGCTGCTGCAGCTGTCGCTGATCGGCGGCTACCGGTTCGGCGGGCCACCGGACCTGCTGGTGGCGACCGGCGGGCTGACCGGGGCGACGGCGATGCGCCGGCTCGGCGAGACGAAGAAGTGGGCGCTGGCGATCAGCCGCCCCGGCGGAATGCGCCGCGACGGCGAGGGATTCCGGCTGACCGTGCACGTCCGCGCCATGCACGCGCTGATCAACCACCGCTTCGAGACGAACGGGCGGTGGGACGTGCAGCGCTGGGGGCTGCCGATCAACCAGGCCGACCAGGCGGCGACGCTGGGGCTCTTCAACGGCACGCTGCTGCTGGGGGTGCGGGCGCTCGGCTGGCTGGTCACCCCGGCGGAATCGCGGGCGATCATGCACGCCTGGAAGTACGTGGGCTGGCTGCTGGGCGTGGACGAGGACTTCCTGTTCGACACCGAACGCGAGCAGAACCGGTTCAACTACCACGTGCTGCGCGTGCAGGACGACGTGACACCGGCCGGTGCGGCGCTGTCCGGTGCGCTGGTCGACGGCCAGCCGACGCTGGGGCGCGGTCCGCTGGCCGGGCGGTACGCGCGGCTGCGGCTGCTGAGCATGCTGCGCTTCTTCCTCGGCAAGCAGGGCCTGCGGGACCTGGAACTGCCGGTGACGCCGAGCTGGGCGATCCCGCCGATCTGGGCGGCGAACCTGGTGAAGTCCGGGCTCGTCGCGCGCAGCCGGCGCGGGCGCCGCCACCTGGAACGGGCCGGGGACCGCTTCGCCGACCGAGACCTGCGGCGCACCTTCGCCGGCGCCCGGCCCGAGATCGGCGCGCTGCCCGGCTGA
- a CDS encoding LysR family transcriptional regulator, with translation MDLVGACRAFVSVSEVGSFTGGSAAAGIPQPVASRRIAALERHLGERLFDRSARRVLLTPFGRDLLPRARQLVRSADALEQDAKRARLRPVRLAVPATCTTRALAELDAAARTHELFLEFRRADPAERVDLVRTLDVRAALVAVPADEAEWSVPLGVAGTTERHRGPVHLDSLRAGRAERSPRRRVWIQPEDDVPHVRDRLLRVRDAVGLRPAQVAVAESLSAGAAEALGSADLLLCSAEQAVEFGFLWHPVAELPLARGYGITAEAGYDADLLRTALRADVACCLGAVDGTGLENG, from the coding sequence GTGGACTTGGTGGGTGCGTGCCGGGCGTTCGTCAGCGTCAGCGAAGTGGGCAGCTTCACCGGCGGTTCGGCCGCCGCGGGCATCCCGCAACCGGTGGCGAGCCGCCGCATCGCCGCGCTGGAGCGGCACCTCGGGGAGCGGCTGTTCGACCGCTCGGCGCGGCGCGTGCTGCTGACCCCGTTCGGCCGGGACCTGCTGCCGCGGGCCCGGCAGCTGGTGCGCTCGGCCGACGCCCTGGAGCAGGACGCGAAGCGGGCCCGGCTGCGGCCGGTGCGGCTGGCGGTACCCGCGACCTGCACCACCCGCGCGCTGGCCGAGCTGGACGCGGCGGCGCGCACCCACGAGCTGTTCCTGGAGTTCCGGCGCGCCGACCCGGCCGAACGGGTGGACCTGGTGCGCACCCTCGACGTGCGGGCCGCGCTGGTGGCGGTGCCCGCGGACGAGGCCGAGTGGTCGGTGCCGCTCGGCGTCGCCGGCACGACCGAGCGGCACCGCGGGCCGGTGCACCTGGATTCGTTGCGCGCCGGCCGCGCCGAGCGATCGCCGCGGCGCCGGGTGTGGATCCAGCCGGAGGACGACGTCCCGCACGTGCGGGACCGGTTGCTGCGGGTGCGCGACGCGGTGGGGCTCCGGCCCGCGCAGGTCGCTGTGGCAGAGTCGCTGAGCGCGGGCGCCGCCGAGGCACTCGGGTCGGCGGACCTGCTGCTGTGCTCGGCCGAGCAGGCCGTCGAGTTCGGGTTCTTGTGGCACCCGGTCGCGGAACTGCCGCTGGCGCGCGGCTACGGGATCACCGCGGAGGCCGGGTACGACGCGGACCTGCTGCGGACGGCGCTGCGGGCGGACGTCGCCTGCTGCCTCGGCGCGGTGGACGGAACCGGACTGGAGAACGGGTGA
- the fgd gene encoding glucose-6-phosphate dehydrogenase (coenzyme-F420) produces MSIKIGYKASAEQFAPRDLVEFAVQAEENGLDSVMVSDHFQPWRHNQGHAPFALSWMSAVGERTSRVQLGTSVLTPTFRYEPAVVAQAFGTLGSLYPGRVMLGVGTGEALNETAVTAREWPEFKERFRRFREAIDLIRTLWREDRVSYEGEYYRTSNATIYDRPEGGVPIYVAAGGPMVAKYAGRVGDGFICTSGKGMELYTDKLLPAVEAGAEAGGKNAADLEKMIEIKLSYDPDRERALQNTRFWAPLSLPAEVKHSLADPEEMEKAGEELPIEQVATRWIVASDPEEVLAEVKAYLDAGFDHLVFHAPGSDQTRFLESFGADVAPRIRELAG; encoded by the coding sequence ATGAGCATCAAGATCGGGTACAAGGCCTCCGCCGAGCAGTTCGCCCCGCGCGATCTGGTGGAGTTCGCGGTGCAGGCCGAGGAGAACGGCTTGGACAGCGTGATGGTCTCCGACCACTTCCAGCCGTGGCGGCACAACCAGGGCCACGCGCCGTTCGCCCTGTCCTGGATGAGCGCCGTCGGCGAGCGCACCTCGCGCGTCCAGCTGGGCACCAGCGTGCTCACCCCGACGTTCCGCTACGAGCCCGCCGTGGTGGCGCAGGCGTTCGGCACGCTCGGGTCGCTGTACCCGGGCCGGGTCATGCTCGGCGTCGGCACCGGTGAGGCGCTGAACGAGACCGCGGTGACCGCCCGCGAGTGGCCCGAGTTCAAGGAGCGGTTCCGCCGCTTCCGCGAGGCCATCGACCTCATCCGCACCCTGTGGCGGGAGGACCGGGTCAGCTACGAGGGCGAGTACTACCGCACCTCCAACGCCACCATCTACGACCGCCCCGAGGGCGGGGTGCCGATCTACGTGGCCGCGGGCGGGCCGATGGTCGCCAAGTACGCGGGCCGCGTCGGCGACGGCTTCATCTGCACCAGCGGCAAGGGCATGGAGCTCTACACCGACAAGCTGCTGCCCGCGGTGGAGGCCGGTGCGGAGGCCGGCGGCAAGAACGCCGCCGACCTGGAGAAGATGATCGAGATCAAGCTCTCCTACGACCCGGACCGCGAGCGCGCTCTGCAGAACACCCGGTTCTGGGCGCCGCTGTCGCTGCCCGCCGAGGTGAAGCACAGCCTGGCGGACCCGGAGGAGATGGAGAAGGCGGGCGAGGAGCTGCCGATCGAGCAGGTCGCGACCCGCTGGATCGTGGCCTCCGACCCGGAGGAGGTGCTCGCCGAGGTGAAGGCCTACCTCGACGCGGGCTTCGACCACCTTGTCTTCCACGCCCCCGGATCGGACCAGACGCGGTTCCTGGAGTCCTTCGGCGCGGACGTAGCGCCCCGAATCCGCGAACTGGCCGGTTGA
- a CDS encoding serine hydrolase — protein sequence MNAEALIGELLAELDDGGLRGSFLVRDLDSGREIGIEPDVAHPVASLIKIPLVAATLERVRRGELDGAAEVLVRPGAITKPGPTGLSRFRHPARVALDDLMYLAVALSDNVAADALFALTSPAEVTRMLREWGLRGITARHLVGDLSETPAERFAAADVHLAHALAIGARTADRGHPLAQLDVTRANSGSARDFVDLLQELWRPDRIAEPVAERTRELLGANLLRHRLAPDFSSDATTWSSKTGTLLNLRHEVGVVEHDDGHRFAIAALTESRVPAATQPEAEFLMARTARRLRDHLRRW from the coding sequence GTGAACGCGGAAGCACTGATCGGCGAGCTGCTCGCCGAACTCGACGACGGCGGGCTGCGCGGCTCGTTCCTGGTGCGGGACCTCGATTCCGGGCGCGAGATCGGCATCGAGCCGGACGTCGCCCACCCCGTCGCCTCCCTGATCAAGATCCCGCTGGTGGCGGCGACCCTGGAACGCGTCCGCCGCGGCGAACTGGACGGCGCCGCCGAGGTGCTGGTGCGACCCGGCGCCATCACCAAGCCCGGACCGACCGGGCTGAGCCGGTTCCGGCATCCGGCGCGGGTGGCGCTGGACGACCTGATGTACCTGGCGGTGGCGCTCAGCGACAACGTGGCGGCCGACGCGCTGTTCGCGCTCACCTCGCCGGCCGAGGTCACCCGGATGCTGCGGGAGTGGGGGCTGCGCGGCATCACCGCCCGCCACCTGGTCGGCGACCTGTCGGAGACGCCCGCCGAGCGCTTCGCCGCCGCCGACGTGCACCTGGCTCACGCGCTGGCCATCGGCGCCCGCACCGCGGATCGCGGGCATCCGCTCGCGCAGCTCGACGTGACGCGCGCGAATTCCGGGTCGGCACGGGATTTCGTGGACCTGCTGCAGGAGTTGTGGCGGCCCGACCGCATCGCCGAACCGGTCGCCGAGCGGACTCGGGAGCTGCTGGGTGCGAACCTGCTGCGGCACCGGCTGGCCCCGGACTTCAGCTCGGACGCGACGACCTGGTCGTCGAAGACGGGCACGCTGCTGAACCTGCGGCACGAGGTCGGCGTCGTCGAGCACGACGACGGGCACCGGTTCGCGATCGCCGCGCTCACCGAGTCCCGGGTGCCCGCCGCCACCCAGCCGGAGGCCGAGTTCCTGATGGCCCGCACGGCCCGGAGGCTCCGCGACCACCTCCGCCGCTGGTAG
- the bla gene encoding class A beta-lactamase has product MLKQRFHQVAVAALAALTLAGCTGGVSAVPATSAAVPPASAATARQAEFDELERRFDARLGVYALDTGTGREVVHRADERFAFASTHKALSSGEVLRRNSPADLDRRITYSQADLVENSPVTEQHVADGLTLREVIDAAIRYSDNTAANLMFRELGGPAEMTAALRGLGDTTTRFDRTETDLNLTSPGDPRDTSTPRALATSLRAYTTGDVLAPEQRALLNEMMGANTLTTDLIPAGVPAGWRVGDKSGAANHGTRNDIAVIYPPNRAPIMLSVLSDRAAVDAEYDDALIVEATKIATSALN; this is encoded by the coding sequence GTGCTCAAGCAGCGTTTCCACCAGGTCGCGGTCGCCGCGCTGGCCGCGCTCACCCTCGCGGGGTGCACCGGCGGCGTGAGCGCCGTGCCCGCCACCTCGGCCGCCGTTCCCCCCGCGTCCGCCGCCACCGCGCGGCAGGCCGAGTTCGACGAGCTGGAGCGGCGGTTCGACGCGCGCCTCGGGGTGTACGCGCTGGACACCGGGACCGGCCGGGAGGTCGTGCACCGCGCCGACGAGCGGTTCGCGTTCGCCTCCACGCACAAGGCGCTGTCCTCCGGCGAGGTGCTGCGGCGCAACTCCCCCGCCGACCTGGACCGCCGCATCACCTACTCGCAGGCCGACCTGGTCGAGAACTCGCCGGTCACCGAGCAGCACGTGGCCGACGGCCTCACCCTGCGCGAGGTGATCGACGCCGCGATCCGCTACAGCGACAACACCGCGGCGAACCTGATGTTCCGCGAACTCGGCGGACCGGCCGAAATGACCGCCGCGCTGCGCGGGCTGGGCGACACCACGACCCGCTTCGACCGGACCGAGACCGACCTGAACCTGACCTCCCCCGGCGACCCGCGGGACACCAGCACGCCGCGCGCGCTCGCCACGAGCCTGCGCGCCTACACCACCGGTGACGTGCTGGCGCCGGAGCAGCGGGCGCTGCTCAACGAGATGATGGGCGCCAACACGCTCACCACCGACCTCATCCCGGCCGGGGTGCCCGCGGGCTGGCGCGTCGGCGACAAGTCCGGTGCCGCGAACCACGGCACCCGCAACGACATCGCGGTGATCTACCCGCCGAACCGGGCGCCGATCATGCTCTCGGTGCTGTCGGACCGGGCGGCGGTGGACGCCGAGTACGACGACGCGCTGATCGTCGAAGCCACGAAGATCGCCACCAGCGCCCTGAACTGA